A genomic segment from Daphnia pulex isolate KAP4 chromosome 5, ASM2113471v1 encodes:
- the LOC124193935 gene encoding BPTI/Kunitz domain-containing protein-like gives MKTSFAMFSLFLVMSLMLVTSQAAQFDDVCSLKRESVKCRTLLPTWYFDKATGTCYSFNIGECSSNLNSFGTKKICEKRCATPANVCTLKKDSGMCRAAVTAWYFDPPTDSRNKGECKNFIYGGCGGNANRFASKKKCDDMCAYLPFGASK, from the exons ATGAAAACATCTTTTGCAATGTTTTCTTTG TTTCTCGTTATGAGTTTGATGTTGGTCACATCGCAAGCGGCCCAATTTGATG ACGTTTGCAGTTTGAAGCGAGAATCCGTCAAGTGCCGAACATTACTTCCCACTTGGTATTTCGACAAAGCGACTGGAACTTGTTACTCGTTCAACATCGGTGAATGCAGCAGCAACCTTAACAGTTTCGGGACAAAAAAGATATGTGAGAAGAGGTGCGCAACACCGGCAA ATGTGtgcactttaaaaaaagactctGGAATGTGCCGAGCGGCGGTAACTGCGTGGTATTTCGATCCGCCAACTGACTCGCGTAATAAAGGCGAatgcaaaaattttatttacggCGGCTGCGGTGGCAACGCAAATCGTTTCGCGTCCAAGAAGAAATGCGACGACATGTGCGCTTACTTACCCTTTGGAGCCTCAAAATAA